In Nicotiana tabacum cultivar K326 chromosome 10, ASM71507v2, whole genome shotgun sequence, the DNA window CAGTAGAACTAGTCTTGCTTTTCGTTTTTCCTGTTTGGTGATATCAGAACTTCTAGGTAGGTTTATGCTTTACTACGTCTTTCTTGGGTTGCATAATTGTCAAAGTTGTTGATTTTAGCCCTTGAATGAATATTTTGGCAGTGGATAAATATTGCTAGGATCGTAACTGGGCCGTTACTTTTCATATtatatgaggtagtttgactcgacacggagtataagaaaaaagaaaagacttttgaaacttgaggtcttaaaagcttaaggggtaaaaagtttgtggggccatgacatttgtgtggctataaaagtttttcattaagggtaaatgggtaaaatgaaagagtttaaagttgaattatttccaaactaaaaaggaaagtacctcatgAAATGGAGGGAGCATTGTTTTTAGTTAGAGTAGATGATTACGGGAAAGTAAAAAAGCTCGAGTTATAGTCATTGTTGAACATTTATTTCCCTGGTGTTTAGATGGTAGAAGAAGAGGCAGTTCCTGCTTGCACAAGTATTACCATCCAAGGTGTAAACAGGTCAATATTTTCGCTGTTTCGATTTGGCCTATATTGTAGTGGGGTGATGAACTACTTTTGTGCCAAAGGTCTAGTTGGAAATGAATTTCAGATGGTGCATACTTCAACCGCTCTTCTGGTCAAGATTCCAATCTCTCTGGAAATTGATTTAGGGCTGTGGGATTGTCTTGATTTACGACGTGAATGGGCAAATGTTGTTTCCCTTTAGTGTTTAATTTCCATTTCTATTTCTGTTGTCAACTTAGTTGCCTCTCTTTTATGTACATTGTACCTTAATGATGCTTGGCACTAGGCAAGATTCATGCTTTGGGTAGGTCTTATTTGATTACATTAGTTTCTGCTATGGTTAACTTGATCTCTGAAAAGCTCCTAGCTCTCTACTTTTATTATGTGCTGATTTCTTATTTAACCTGAAAAAGTGAAGCTTTGACCAAAATGATGCCTCCTATATATCTACAAATTGCGCTTCACCCTTTAACCAAAATGGCCCTTCATATAAAAGCATAGGTGATCAAGGAGGTTAAACTTAGCAATCATCTCTATGTTAAGCCATAGTTGCCAAAAAGCAATTACTGCATTTGGGAGTTGGGAACACTAAATTCCCATAGAAGTACGCCACCAAATAAATTTATCATTTTAATGGAACGATGAAACGTATAAAGTCGTCCACTGTCCTGTGTCGGCAGTCTGAAAATATATTGCGTTAAAGACCCTACAAAATTTAGACTAGACATATTGGTCCAAGTACAAATTACATGGATTTAAGATATAATTCAATCAGATTTCTCAACGTCCATACGGTAGTCATGCTATCATAATACCCAAGTTCATGCCATGTAGAAAGTTATGCTTACTCAAATTCAACGTCCATTGGGTGCTTAAACATCCTTATTTTTTTTAACACAAACACTATTTTTATATTGAAAACTAGTAATAACATACAAAGATATTGATTGACCATCCAATCTTAAAGATTAATTCTAGATTAAAGACAATTGAGCACCTAAGACTTGAAATTCTGAATTTGCCACAAGCTGAACGATAAGATAATGATGCACGCCAGGCGACacgaaaataatttaataaaccATTTATTTGATACGATTAAATCAAGATATTGTCCGTGATCAAGCTCTTGAGTCCAAATCATCTATATTTGTAAAGAGAAAATTAAACGAGACTCTTTGAATTTAGTGATATTCTAAGGATTATAACGtttatttccttaaaatcagCTGTTCGTTTTTTAGTACCATCCTCCTGTGGAAATATAGGGTGCAATTATTTGCAAAAATATATAAAGCTAATGTGATCCGGCCCTTCCTTGAACAATCGAACTCCAAACATATCAGGAAATAAGTGATGGACTGCCCTTTCTATAATTTTCACAGAACCCGCTATTTCTTATGTTTGTTTGAACCATATAAATAATACTATATCGATATCGAAGAAGAATTAAGCTCGCGAAGATTAAGAAAACAAAATGTATCATAGTACGGCGTTCTTTCCTGTCTTTGCCTTTCAAGATATTGCGTAGCCGAGAGTGTTATGTAAAAAAGATCAAGGGGATCCTATCCTAAAGGAGGAGGAGTAAGAGCCAGCTTTAGGGATGGAATCAAACGATTACGAGATAAACAATGAGATAAAGGAGAGCATAAGGACATAACATTGCAGTGGCCCAGAGCTCTTAGAAGTTTTTGCCCTTCCATGCTTCAAACGTGGAACAAAAGAATGAACTAGGAAAAAGAAACTTAAAAAGTAGTTCAAAATCAATGAACCATTAAAAAGCCTATATGAGAATGCAAAATCAACCAATTTGGGATGGATCCCAGGTTTTCTTTTTCATAtgccatttattcttgaaaacaTATGAACTGACAAACTGATCATAACCAGATTTAGGGACATGGGAAAGTTTAAGATACTATATTCCACATCTCTTAACTCTATACAGTGCAACACAAAGATTATAGCAGAATCAATCTCTTTTAAGGTATACATTATAAACACACCACATACAGACAGGTCTTAAGTTTTACAAAACAGGCGAAACTATTAATAAGTCAAGAAATATAACTGCAGAAAGCTTTGAGAAACTGGATACAAatcaaaccaggttggaaacGGATGGACTCTAAAGCATTATACTTGTGCTTAGCGGCCCATGGTCTGGTCACCCGGGGGGATCATAACGACCACTTGTTGGGCATTAAACCCAGGATGAGGGAGCCTACGACGAAGCTCACGACCTTCCTGGCAAAGAGCACAAGGGTGGCAGAAGAAATGAGTTGCAAAGTCACAAGCTGACTCACATTGCTCGCGCTGCACCTCATCCTCAACAAAGCTCCCACAGCAGCCGCAAGACCTGTTGAGTGCCTCGCAGCTCCCCTGTAGAGGAAATAAATTGTATAACAGGGATAAAACTTCTAATACTGTTAATACAACCATTAGGAGGAAATTGAAATAATAGCAAGAAAATCCCTCATCCGATAAAAATGAAATGATGCAGAAACAGCAAGAAGAAACAAAAGCTAGACGATGTTAGTAGGAAATACAGCTGATAGCCAGTTCGCATATCTTAGGCAGAAATAAAGCCGAATTAATCACAATTAAGAAGTACACTGTAAAGTTTACAAGCTTTAATCCAAAACTTAAAGAGATGAACTTCAGATGGTTTTGAAGACACTATCTGTACACCTAGTTGTTTGATGAAGATGACTATCAATTTATGGCATTTTGATCTACTATCATTTTCACATCCTACTGTAAAAATGCGTAAGTAATCAACAGATAAGAAAAAAGAGAACATAAGAACGTATAATTACATTTTCTCTTATCTCCTTTTCCGTAAGTACATAAGCAGAACATTTTTTTCAAACCTCTaccttcttcaaaaaaaaaaattttggggGTATGAATCTTTTCAAATCTACCACAACTTGTTTGGGACAGAGGCGCAGTTATAATCTCTTCAAATCTCTATCTTTATGCGAAGAGAGTTCAAGATCAAGTATCCGCGCCCCAAGCTTAACCAAAAGACACATACATCCAAATGAAATATTACATACAGAGAACTTACTGATTCTTAAGTCATGTCGCCAGTTGACATGAATGAACTATGTCTGAATCactttatctttttaaatattttttataggGATATCTGTACCACTTTATCTTTTAAATTCAACCACAAATAACAATCTCCAGTATACAGTGTGTTAAAAATACACTTCAAGCGGCCCTAAACTACCAGTTTGAAAGTATTTACACAAAAAACCTATACACGCGTATAGGACCAAAGGGTACAGTGAACAAATTCCATATGAGACTTCTTAAAATGGATGTTTTGCTTTGATACGGAAAATACATACAGAAGAAGAGCAGTGATATGAAGCACAGTAATTGGAAAAGAAGAAATGCATTTGTGCCCAAAAGACCATGACATAGAATGAGCATTAGTAAAGCACCTGCAGAAAGGTAAAATTTAAGAAAGACAGCCTACCTCCAGATTAAACTTTCGGCGTATAGCTGTACGAGTGGGATATGTAAAGCAGGGTGCCACACAGTTCGAGCCAAAAAAGGATTGTCCAAGCATGTAGAGGCCAGTGTAAAGCAAGCAGTGATTGGCAAAAGTCCCAGGAGCAGAACCAAGTCTCTCGGCATTGCTCCCGTAAAGCACACACGGGGCCATCCCAAGTAAACCTGCAGAAAGAAAAGTATGTCTAGAGCATCAACAGAAAAAACCATATTGCAAAATATAGCATCAAGACATAAAACGAGCATGTGTGCGTCTTGCAAAGGGAGGACCCTATGCAGATTTGCAAGTGAATTCAAacaaattacatcaaaacaaattataccttgaaaaaagtgttttttttcttttgacatCAATAATCGATAAACATCGTTCGAAATGTGGAGATCGGTGTCTGTGCAAGATGCATATGACTAGAATATTAATATAACTTCGAACATGATGCAGCAGTTGCATTTTTCGCAAATGGACATTATAGTGGGAACTCTTGAACAACAACAAAGACTTTGGCAAATACAATTTAAAGAATAAAGTGTTCCAGCTAATTCCACCTTAGTATAGCAATTATCTCACTACATCAGAAGAAGTTGAtagaaaaatacatcagaagaAGCAAAAACGAATTAGGAGTAGGAATTTTGAGCAACAAATTTCGAAGTCCTAGCCTAGCTATTGAAGGAAAATACAATTCCCCATCTACAATTATCATCAATGTTCATACATTtgcatacacactaccttccccagaccccacttgtgggattctactgggtacgttattgttgttgttgttgtccatAAATTTGCTTGCTAGTTCTTTTTCTCATGAAATTTAGGAGCATATTAGCTCATAGCACGCATATACTGGGCGAGATCATTCAATAAACACAGTCAAGGGGGACAGTAAGTGATTTTAGCAAAGGCTGAACTTTACTTAAGATTGCAATTCAACACAGTCAGGGGGGCCAATAAGTGATTTTAGCAAAGGCTGGACGTAACTTAAGATTGCAATTCAACATCTGAATTAAAATTTCTAAACCGATACTTCATCACCAAGAGACCAACATACCCTAACATCCATCTCGCACAGTTTCATCAACTCTTAGAATATATGTATTGCTACATAGAGTTAAGATATTCATTGACTAATAAGGTATTTGGGAAAAAAGGTCATGAAAAGAGCGGAATGAGTACAACAATTCATATAGTCGACCCAACTAACTTGCAACTGAGGGGTGGTTtgattgatgggttatttcatgGATGGTCACCCAAATTTCACTTTATTACACCAACGTCATTAAACTTTTTTTCTGTAATGAAAAATCCATCAATTTTACCAAGTATCGTGAAAGCTACTAAACAAGTTTTTGTAAAGAAAGTCATTCAACTTTGCTAGAATATCACAGAAGGTTACTAAGAGAACAAAAGAGATATTTCTATGATATTAGGGCAAAGTTGAATaacttttttatttaaaaaatttatttagtatAAACCTTGGACCTAATTCAgccccaaaagctagctcatgaggtAAGAATTGTTCAAAACACAAGAGTCCAATTACCCATCCCACAAATGCTGTGGAACTATTAACATCCCCTCGCTCGCCAGCCAACTGGAGCGTGAACAACATAATATCAGGGCCCAACATAAGATTAAACAAGAACTGGGATGGGCATATCTCTGATATCATGTAAAGAATAGACTTTGGGCTTAATTCAACTCTAAAGGCCAACTCATGAGTTAAAGATTGTCCAAGACCATATTAAGAGTCAAGTGTCCATCCAAAAAACAATATGGGACTACTAAAAGATACTTAGAAAAACTTGAATGACTTTTAggttacaaaaaatagtttagtGAACTTCTCTCAAAAAGAGTAAATTTGAGTGATCATCCCTGAAATTATACTTTGAGTGATTGACTATACAGTGATCATCCACAAATTCTGATCCAAAAGAGAGACGTTTAATCCAACATAGCACATATAAGGAAAAAGAATTCAATCAATCAACTGTGCCTTAATACTAAGTAACTAAACTAATTTCAGTCGCTAAGATTaaacacaaaaaaagaaaaaaaccaatCAGAAAAGAAAACTCACAAACTTCAATATCACTGCTGCAGAATTCATCATTCCTGCCAAAACAAGCGCAAAGGCCAGAATCCCACTGCCTCCTATTGGTCTCACCGACGACGCCATGGCCCATAGGAAGCCCATCAGCAGTCCACCCCATCGGAAAAGCGGCTGGGATTGCGCCGGCAGCAGAAGAAATAACGCGTTTATTGGGCTTTTTCAACTCATCTTTCACCTCAGGGGATAAAAGAGGGTTTGATTCTTCGTTATTGGCCATTGGCTATACTCAACAACAACTACAGGAGAACGAAAAGGGGTTTGATGAAATCAAGCAAATTGAGGGATCTGAATTTCTGAAAGAAGGTGAAAATTTGTGTATATCTGTAATATGGACACTGTACACAGCGACGTACGAGAAAAAAAGTTCAACCTCTGTAATCCGCGTGGAATTGGTAGTTGCTTATACTGCtaagttttatttttttcaataatCATTGAAATTGTCAACTTTTGACCTTATACTTTTAtcgattaaatttttttttatacgTTAAAGCTCTTAAATTTTGAGTCAATTAAAAAATAACTATAGATAATTatccataaatattaaaattaatagGGAGAACTTCAAAACCAGTCAGATTTAcgaggggcatttgcatctatacccgttttttggATCACGTTTTAACTTATGTCCGCTTTGTAAAAAAATTGCAAACGTACTCACTTTTTcacgtaacttcagcatacggggctaaagtagcaaaggcaatcacgcaaaacttcagcattctagtagacgggcctgaagtagcaagtgtgctgaaccaagtgtgttgaagtttttatttgtaattgttgaacttaagcatagtagctgaagttttgttctctatttgctgaagtttttgtttgtaattgctaaacttaagcatagtagctgaaattttgttctctatttgctgaagttttttttttgtaattgcactaaataagctgaaattttttgtcctagattcattagttttgtcattgagctttttcaaaaacttcagcagaagatgatgaagttatttagttcatttataaaaacttcagcactaaataagctgaagttttcttGTCCTGGATatgctttttcaaaaacttcagcagaagatgctgaagttatttagttcatttgtaaaaacttcagcactaaaagctgaagttttttttgtcttggattcattagttttgtcataaatctttttcaaaaacttcagcagaagatgctgaagttatttagttcatttgtaaaaatttcagcactatataagctgaagtttttgaaaaagttttctaacatactagataaataatcagattgccaacagTATCGAAATcgtaaattttggaaacaataaacgtgaaaagaacagaattatcattgtctactaacttatgtacgtggaaatattcacaaatCATTGTCTACcaacttacgtaattatttataatttatttttaaataatctgataaacatatttatggcaataatcccatgaactgaagttttatagcagcaccaacagcaacagaagaaagaagaagaaaacgaaggaggaaaaggtggaggaggagaagaaatggagctaaagttgtttaaaaagtgggtacaagttaaaacatttttaaaaaaatgggtatatgttaaatgggggcgaccaaatagggcgctcCGTGCGATTTTTACGATTtacaagtgatcattcaaaaataatcacagtttcaaaagtaatcgaaatttagccacttttcatgtaaagataaatctgaatgaaaacactgttcaaaatccgaaaaaatactccagtataatatactggagttccaatatacttatgttggaactccagtatattatactggagttccagtataatatatcggtccaacataatatactgaaaCTTTTCGCGTGGTGCTcaaatctccagtatattatactggaactttccgcgtgttggagtttcagcataatatgctggaagttcatacataggtacaccgatctctagtatattatgctggaacttttcgtgttgcagtaaaatagtggttatttttcaatgattttataaacgctggctatttttgaatgaccagttcaAAAACTGACTAACAgtgctatttttacaaattaatagCCTAAAATATAAAGTAGATTAACTAGCACAAAATGTTAAAATATATTAAGGAATCATTTGGTTGGGTATTAGGAGATTTAATCTCCACATAAAAATCGACATTACTTCATGCAATGTTTGGTTGGAATTTGAGGAGAtctaattttcacataaaaatcggCACAAGTTAATACAATGTCTGATTACTCCTTTTTGTTTTCCTAGTAGATAATATATGCATAAGCTACACGATaatctatatattattttatacagAATAGAATATGAAATAAAAATTTAGGTATTAGAAATATATTTTGTTTAAGAAGTGAAAAAATATTACAAAacatatattgtatactatatgTAATTTACTATCAAATTAAACATTCAACTGGATATAATCATTGCATTATCTAATTCTTATATTATTAATTCTTACATTACAATCTTTGTATTATTGATCTCAACGTCATTTATCTCTAGAATaaacgtgtcacgacccaaaattcactaagggtctcgatggcaccggacaccactgtcaggcaagtcaaccaaaatacttaattaaattctcgttttaataattttgaaaactatgattttccttcaatctAACTAATAAAAGATAactgtttcaaatcaaatatgaatgtaaagcagttaatacaagataccccataattaTCCtagaacccagtgtcacaagtgcatgagcatttactagggaatgaagtaaaatacagtaactgtccggaatacaagtggacagaaaagaaaatacagtacaatactctgaaggagactcggttggctgcgggtcgtctcgataatTGCAGCTCACCcaagtctccatatcaaccataccgctatgccactaagccactagccacatatgaacctgtgcaataaaaatgcacagcaagtgtagtatgagtacaaaaacaacgtgtactcaatgagtatcccgtctagtctcgaagaagtagagacaagaggtcgacttcgacacttgctagtagtccaatagtaatattattaatgcgacGAATCACAGATTTATTAAGAACAACAGTAAATTCAAATAAGTAACGAAACAGGTAAGAGTTCCTTTTTATTAAaagtctccggattcataatccattaattaacaattatctcaagtcggggagagcaaatatcaatatcaataactctcaaggcaagcaatacgagcatacgcaaatcatgccgaggtcgtacggcccgatccagcataaatgtaaaatgtgcactgccgagggtcgaacggcgcgaaccatagatgtatctattaccccgctcttgaatcatacatgcgacgcggtcaaatttaaataaacaatcactctgctcgcgaatcatacatgcgacgcaagtacacatagaaatacatgctcaaacagccaattaagaatttatcgggaacatttatccaaataaaagtcaattctcttttagcgatttaagaaaatgaagtttattccttttagaaattcatttaccaattcaataggatttaagcaattcaactgccaacaagattacagatattccaagtatagcatacttttgggtcctagactacccagacttacatataatagtagttacgcacggactctcgttatCTCGTGCGTACATagaccccacaaatagaagcacataaccaattatctcacctatggggacaattccctcttacaaggttataaaggagactcacctcgttccgaagatccataacgggcattccacgcccttccaaAGACTCGATTCGATgctaaatgctccaaaactagtcaataattaggcaaatccattaatataggttcgattactcattacaatccaatttataacaatttctaacccccgatcaaaaatttgacaaaattgcccttgggTCCATgtgcccgaattccaaaaatttttgaagataaagtttacccatgaactcacgacctcaaatatatgattttctcttaatttcatacccaaaatcgtggtcaaaatccaagaatacgaattttctaggttttcctcaaacccctaaatttctaccaatttacatgctaaaatccatacataatcaatatatttagctcaagataggtggggttagATTACCTTGTCGTTGATGATGACAACCCCCatttgaagctctccaaaatcgtccacaCCAAATGAAAATGGGGGAAAAATGACCAACCCCCGATTTTAAAAGAACTTACCGCCTCCagcacttccgcacctgcggtcacacgaccgcttctacggttccgcaggtgcgacccctcTACCGCTCCTGCGGTTTCTCTCCAGGCtgccatttccgcttctgcgcctcaACACCCGCAGGTGAGGCCCCACTTCTGCGGCGAGATGACCGCGTCTGCGGTCCTTGCACTCCCAGCCATTTTTTCGCTTGTGCGACACAAGGGcctcttctgcggctccgcacctgcggcccaagtctcgcaggtgcggttacaccagtaacCAGCAACTTCAGCTCTTCCTCCAAGTTCcaattcgatctgttaaccacccggaatccacccgagtcccccgggaccccgatcaatcataccaaccagtcccaaaacacattacggacttgctcgaggcctcaaatcacatcaaacaacgctaaaatcatgaatcgacctccaatccaagcttaatgaactttagaaattcaaacttctacattcgatgacgaagcctatcaaatcacgtccgattgacctcaaattttgcacacaagttctatttgacattatggacctactctaacttccggaattggattccgaccccgatatcaaaaagtccacatccgatcaaactcctcaaaaaccttcaaatttctatctttagccaaatgactccaaaatggcccacgaacctccgaattcacttccgatggCGCTCtcaatactagaatcaccatacggagctactcccagactcggaatcccaaatggacatcgataacactgaaatgcacttcaacccaaacttttgaaattccttcaaaatgctaacttccacaataggcgctgaaatgttcctgggtcttccaaaacctagttcggacatatgcccaagtccgaaatcatcatacaaacctattggaaccttcgaatcccgattccgaggtcgtttactcaaaaatccaaccttagtcaattctttcaacttaaagtttccaaaatgagaattctctttccaaatcaactctgaacttcccggaattcaattccgaccgtacgcacaagtcataatacttgaagtgtaGCTGCTCATGGcatcaaactgctgaacgatgcgctagagctcaaaacgactggtcgggtcgttacattttctcccacttaaacatacgttttcACTTAgacaaataagccttagagcccaattccaacatccggaattctctgtcAGGCCTGTTCAAACATACGCTAACCGAATCAATAACTACACGCaacaccaaaacatgactgcataccatagctgaattcacaccttgcaccactttactcacaggaccacaataacattctccgATCAATTTAGTCGAAATTCCATGACTCGAATGCTCCcgttgcacctcatgacatacataggtcttgctctaactcttacaataccgccacgatggaagagatgtgtagaaattcataaccgattgctgaatcaataaatcattgggtctatactcctgacaagaaccatcacctcattctgaaccaaataatggtcttagctccttaatatacttcatataatcagattgcactgatcctaaatccaatgatctcgtctcacccagtacgaactgctcaggcaataagccaccctgGACATGATCAAAAGCCTCATataatgccacaatgtgccaatggACTACCAATTCGAACGTTAtacaaaggaaaacaaactctgaaaaggaaatccaattgccccgctcacgaatcatacatgcgacacggtcaacataattaaacaaacaccccgctcgcaaatcatacCTACGACGCGGGCACACAGCTAATATGAGTTTTcctcagaaaaataggaaacaaaaaacataaaaatcgatatggggaactgtactcaacatcacactgttacagtgtgcaacccgatccaaacaacatacccatggcggcatgccacctgatcccctcataaaattcacataaggagatacacaccaaGCTAGATttctcattacaacaaaataccgaacgtcggtcacaagcacgctacaTGCATAATACTATCCCcggggagacatatagcgctataagctacaaactcaagcacaactgaggtgcgatgtatGATcagaatctcaagagccatctgCTCATATGACATC includes these proteins:
- the LOC107759546 gene encoding cell number regulator 8-like, giving the protein MANNEESNPLLSPEVKDELKKPNKRVISSAAGAIPAAFPMGWTADGLPMGHGVVGETNRRQWDSGLCACFGRNDEFCSSDIEVCLLGMAPCVLYGSNAERLGSAPGTFANHCLLYTGLYMLGQSFFGSNCVAPCFTYPTRTAIRRKFNLEGSCEALNRSCGCCGSFVEDEVQREQCESACDFATHFFCHPCALCQEGRELRRRLPHPGFNAQQVVVMIPPGDQTMGR